CCCGACCAGGTGCCGTCGGAGGCCTGCTGCGCGATCTTCACCGCGCCGCCGTCGTCGACCGCGACCACCGCCAGCCCGCCGTCGGGCCGGCGCACGACGTCGCCCTGGCGGAAACCCGTCCCGCCGAGGGCGGTCCACGCGCCGAAGTTGCCGCCGACTCCCACCTGCAAGGCGTAGTACACCCCGCCGCCGTCGGTCCAGCCGACCGCGGCGAGCCGGCCGTCGGTCAGCCGGACGCCCTTCACGTAGCTGAGCGCTTTCGAGCCGTCGGTCTGTCGCGGCGTGCCGGGAATCGACTGCCAGCCAGCCCACGTGCCTTCCGCGCCGGCGCTTTCCTGCCAGCGTACCCAGGCATCGTCCGCCTGCCCGATGGCGAACACGGCCACGCGATCCTCGCCGAGGTTTACGGCGTGCACGTGGTGCAGCCCGGTTGGGCCAGGCAGCGCGATCCAGTCCGTCCACTGGTTGCTGCGCGCCGTGGTCTGGAACGCCACCGCGACCGTGGCGCGGCCCGGCGTATCCCGCGCGCTGATGCGCGAGAGCACGGCCGCGACCACGAGCCGGTCGTCGGACCGCACCACGACCGACTCCTCGGCGGGCCCGCGCGGCGCGAGCGATTGCGTGAACGCGTTCAAGTAGTCGGTTTTGTCCTCGTCGAGATAGGGCGAATACGTGCGGCAGGTGAGGCTGCCGTAGTCGGGCGCGAGCGTGTACAGCCGCATGAAGCCGGCGCCGCCGAGCGGATCGAACTGGTAGTTGGCCACGAAGCTCGTCAGCCGGTTGCGCCCGTAGGGGCCGCTCGGGTCGCGGCGGAAGGTCGGGGCGCCGTCGACGTGGCCGCCGAAGGCGAGGAACACGTTGTCGTGCGCGCCGAGCGCCTGGTACAGCCGTTTGCCCTGCGCGCCGAACCCGCGGTAGTCGCCGCCGGCCGACGCGAGGTAGTGCGTCACCAGGATCGCGCGGCGGTTCGGATACGCGGCGAGCACCTCGCTGGCCCACGTGATCACCTCGGGGTGCGCGTTGGCGGCGTCGTATTCGAAGTACAGCGCCAGGTAGTCCTGCCCGGCGGCCGAGAAGAGGTCGTAGTGGTTCTCATTGTTGTCGCCGTAGTGCCCACCGTAATACGGGCGACCCTCGAAATGGCTCACGCCGAAGTGGCGGTTGAAGAGCGTCGAGGTGCCGTCGGGGTCGCCATTGGGCTCCTGGTCGTGGTTGCCGACGGCGAGGCCGAACGGGAGGCTCACGGGGGTCTCGAGCCGGGAGAGGGCGTTGACGGCGTTGGCCCACTGGGTCGCGGCGGGGACGGCCCCGCCAACATCACCGTCGTCGACGATGTCGCCGACGTGGGCGATGTACGCGAGGTTGTGGCTGACGTGGTGCCGCTGGAGCCAGTCGGTCTGGTCGGTGAACATCACGACCTCACCGTTCCGGGTGGAGGAGGGCTCGCTGTAGTACTGGGTGTCGGGCAGCACGGCGATGGTGAACGGCTTGGCGTCGGGGCTGGCGGTGAGGTCGTCGGGGAGTTCGTACACCTCGACGAGCACGAGCCCGGCGGTGTCGCGGGAGACATCCTGCACGACCGCGGAGTAGTTGCCGGGCTCGAGGCGGGCGATCAGCGCGGCGTCACGGGAGCGGGCGGGCAGCCCGTAGGCGCCGGTGCGGGCGAAGGCCTCGGTGAGCTGGGCGGTGTCGCCCCAGTCGTCATTGGCGTCGATGAAGGTCGGGCCGGCGCCGTAGAGCGTGAGCCGAGGGTTGGGGAGAGTGTCGCCGAGGTTGAAGGGGGCGACCGCGAGCGTGGGGCCGATGGCGCGGATGAGCACGCGCTTGGGGGCGTTGCCGCCGATGACGAAGCCGAGGGTGAGGTCGGTCGTGATGCGCTTCAGGACCGACACGTTGACCAGCCGCGAGGTCGCAGGGGTGAAGGCGTCGGGTGGCGTGGTGTCGTACACCTCGCCGAGCGCGGGCCCGGTGCCGGCGTCGGCGGCGCTGATGCGGGCGGAGTTGAGCCCGCCGGAGGTGCGGACGAGGAGCGCGGCATCGCGGGCGTCGGCGCTCAGGAAGGGAAACGCGCCGAGCGAGTTGCCGGCCTTGGTGATGGCCTCGGCGCCGGCCCAGTTGTCGTTGGCGGCGACGAGGGTGCTGCTGGCGTAGAACTCGAGTTGGGGGTCGGCGAGCGGCGCGGGAACGTTGAAACGGGCGAGGGCGGGACCGACGCCGCGCACGAGGAGCTGTTTCTCGCCGGCGCCGCCGCCGACCACGAAGCCGAGGGTGAAGCTATCGCCGGGGGAGGTGAGCGGAGTGAGGACGGACGCGTTGGCGATCCAGCTGTGGGCGACGGGCACATCGGCCGCGCGGACGCAGGGGCTGGCGAGCGCAAGCAGGAGGGCGACGGGGAGAAGGCGGGAGCGGTTCAGACCCATGCCCAGTTTGTACCGGAGCTCGTCGGCGTGAGCGAGGATGGCGGTTATGCGCATAGCTAGTCACCGCGCATAGAAACTTTGTCGCCGAACAACCCGGCGCGCCGCTTGCCGGCGGAGTGGGGATTCGTTTTCTTGCGCCCCATGGTCCCGCTGCTCCGCACCCTGGCGCTCGTGTTGTTCGTGCTTGTGCTCGGCAGCGGAGTGGGGCGGGCGGGGGCAAACCCGGAGTCGGAGTCAACGCCCGCGTCGCCTCCGGTGCAGCCCGGGACGACGGCGGCGGATTTCGCGGCGGCGCTGCTGACCGAGACGAACCGCGTGCGCCGGGAGCACGGACTGCAGACGCTCCGGCCGCACCCGCGGCTCGATGCGGCAGCCGATGACCAGGCCTCGCTGATTTCGTTGCGGCTCGTAGTCGGGCATGAATCGCAGCTCTCGGATCAGGCAAACCCGCTGGCCCGCGTGCGGCGCCGTGGGGTTTACCCGCAGGATTGCAGTGAGAACGCGGCGGCGTTGCCCGCGAGTCCCGACGGCCAGCCGGTCCGGGCGGGGGAACTAGCGGCGCGGCTGGTGGCGGCGTGGATGACCTCACCGCCGCACCGGGCCGCTCTGCTCGCGCCGAACATGACGCACCTCGGCGGCGCGGTGCGCTTCTCCCGCCGCCCGAGCCGGCAGTGGTCCGCCTTCGGCGTTCAGGTTTTCGCGCAGTTTTCGCCACGCGAAAACTGAGGTGGGGGCGATCCCCGCGCCCTCGGGCGCCGGCTTGGAGCAGGCGCGCCTTCAATTCCGCCGAGCAGGACACGGAGGTCACAGAGATCGGAGGAGGGGCACGGAGGGAAGATTCGCATAGGGCCGGTTTTCCTCCGTGTCCTCCTCCGGCCTCCGTGAGCTCCGTGACGAGAACGCCTTCGGAGTGAAAGTGAGAGTGAGAGTGAGAGTGAATGTGAGCCGCTAAGTGGGACGGGCTTCAATCCCTCCAGGCGGAACACGGAGGTCACCGAGATCGGATGAGGGCACGGAGCAAAACCTCGGCTGGTTTTCCTCTGTGTCCTCCTTCGGCCTCCGTGAGCTCCGTGACGAGACAGAACGAGAACGAGAACGAGAACGAGAACGAGAACGAGAACGAGAACGAGAACGAGAACGGGGAGGCGGCTATGAAAGGGGCGGCGTGCCCTCAATCCCTCAATCCCTCAATCCCTCAATCCCTCAATCCCTCGAGAGAAAGAGGAAGAGTATGAGGAAGAGAAAGATTCACTTCCTCACCCCCCGCGGCCACTCGGGACTAGGGGTGTGGGCCGCTTTGAACAGGCGCTCGGCCTGGGCGACGACGCCGGGGTTGTCCGCGGCGAGGTCGTGCTGTTCGGCGGGATCGCGGGTGAGGTCGTAGAGTTCGATCGGGCCGGTGTGGATCGGACGGCGGATCGCCTTCCAGTTGCCGAAGCGGAGTGCCTGTGAGGTGCGGGCATTCTCGTAGAATTCCCAGTAGAGGTAATCGTGCTGCGTCTGCCGGGCCGGCTGGCCGAGGAGCGTCGGCAGGATGCTCAGGCCGTCACGGCGGGGCGCGCCGCCGAGCCCGGCCAGCTCGCTGGCCGTGGGCAGAAAGTCCGGAAAGTAGCCGACGTGGTCCGAGGTGACTCCGGCTGGCACGCGACCCGGCCAGCGCGCGATCAGTGGTACGCGGATACCGCCTTCGTACATGTCGCGCTTCTTGCCGCGGAAGCCTCCGCCCGAATTGAAGAACGCCGGATCCTGGCCGCCCTCGTCGTGCGGGCCGTTGTCGGAGGAGAAGAACACGATCGTGTTTTGATCGAGGTTGAGCCGCTGCAGTTCGGCGAGGATTCGGCCGACCTGATCGTCGAGGCGCGTGACCATGGCGGCGAAGCCCTTTTGAGGATTCGGCCAGGGTTTCGTCGCGTAGGGACCGTAGTCGGGCACCTCCATGCCGTCGGGCTTGGCCTCGTTGTTGGCGTGGGGGAGCGTGGGCGCGAAATAGAGGAAGAAGGGGCGATCGCGGTGCGCCCGGATGAACGCCAGGGCCTCGTTGCCGATCAGATCCGCGCTGTAATCGACCTTCTTGGTGGCAACGCCCACGTCGTAGGGACCGGGGTTGGGCACGACATTGCGTAGCGGGATGCGCGCGTCGTTTCGATAGAGGTACGTGGGGTAGTAGTTGTGCGCGGCCGACTGGTCGATGTAGCCGAAGAAGGCATCGAAACCGCGGCGATTGGGCGTGGCGTCGGAGCCGGCGTTCCCGAGTCCCCATTTGCCCATAAGCCCAGTGGCATAGCCTGCTCCCTTGAGCAGTTCGGCGACCGTGGTGTCGGCGGCGGGAAGGTTGATCTTCGCGTTGCCGCGAAACGGGGTGTGGCCGGTGTGCTGGCCGGTCATGAGCGTGTTGCGCGCAGGGGCGCAGACCGGCGCGCCGCTATAGAACTGCGTGAACCGCATGCCCTCGCGCGCCAGGCGATCGATGTGCGGGGTTTGGATCTGCTTTTGGCCGTGTACCCCGATGTCCCCGTAGCCGAGATCATCGGCGAGGATGAAGACGATGTTCGGCTTGCCGGTAGCCGCGGGGGTGGAGGAGGGGGCGTCCGCCGCCTGGAGTGAGAACGGAAGGAGCGCGGCGAGAAGAAGAAGGAGGAGGGGGCGCATGCGCGGGAGAAAGGGCCGAGAAACTAAAGGGCTGAAGAACTGAAGGGCGGAAGAACTGAAAAGCTGAAGGTCGGAAATGAGCGAGAGATCCGAGGTACTCTGGAAGACGGTTGGCGGAGCGATTCGGGTACTGCGGCAGTTTTCGCGGCGCGAAAACTGAGGTGGGGGCGATCCCCGGCGCCCTCGGGCGCCGGCTTGGAGCAGGCGCGCCTTCAATTCCGCCGAGCAGGACACAGAGGTCACAGAGATCGGAGGAGGGGCAAAGAGCCAGGATCCGTATCGGCTGGTTTTCCTCAGTGTGCTCCTCCGTCCTCCGTGAGCTCTGTGGCTAAAACAAGAAAGCCTTGGGAGTGGGAGCGAATGTGGGGAGTCACCCCTCGATCTCTCATTCTCTCGCCCGCTCGTGGTTCAGGGCGAGCGGGCGGAGATCCTCGTTGGCGGGGCCGTTGAGGACGTGGCCGAGGGCGTCGAAGCGCGAGCCGTGGGCGGGACAATCCCAGGTCTTTTCGACGTCGTTCCAGTCGACGATCGCGCGCAGGTGGGGACAGACCGCGGAGCATTCGTGGTACGTCCCGTCGGGGTCGCGGTACACCGCCACCTTGGTCAGGCCGTGCCGCACGATGGCGCCTTTGCCCGGCGGGATGAGGAGGTTCCTCTCCGCTTCGCCGGCGGTGAGCCAGTCGAGGTATTGCGCGGCGACGTTGGCGTTCTCGCGCAAAAACTCCCGGGTGGCGCCGGTCGGGACGCGGGAAGGGCTGTAGAGATCGGCCCAGCGGTTCTCGCGGCCGAGGATGAGGTCGGAGATGAGCCGGCCGGCGATGGTGCCGTGCGTCATGCCGTGCCCCGAGTCGCCCGTCGCGATGTACACGTTGTCGGCGTCCATCGGGTTGCGGCCGATGAAGGCAAGGCCGTCCAACGGCTCCATCACCTGGCCGGACCAGCGGTGGCGGACCTCCTGCACCATCGGAAAACGGTGGCGGGTCCACTCCTCGAGCCGGGCGAACCGCTGCGCGGGATCCTCGGCCTGGCCGGTTTTATGATCCTCGCCGCCGACGACGAGGATGTCGCGCGCGGGATAAGGATCCCCGGGCGCCGCGGGCTGGAGGCGCACGTAGTGGTACGGGTCACCGGTATCCCAATACAGGACTTGCGGGACGGTGCCGACGGGGACGGTGAAGCCGACGACGTAGGTGCGGTAGGGCGCCTGCTTGGTGTGGATCGCGAAGCGGTCGTTCACCGGACTGTTGGTCGCCACGACGACGCTGCCGCAGGCGATGCGATGGCCGTCGGCGGTGCGGACGTGGGCGTCCTTGCCGCCCTCGATTTCGGCCGCGTGGGTGTGGGCGTAGATCTGACCGCCCTCGCGCACGATCGCACGGGCCATGGCGCCGAGGTATTTAAGCGGATGGAATTGTCCCTGGTGCGGAAACAGCAGCGCGGGCCCGGTGTTGAAGGACACGAGCGGGGCGCGTTCCACGAGTTCGACTTCGGACAACCCGGCGCGGTGGGCGGCCTCGAGTTCCTGGTCGAGCAGGTCGGCCGGCATGTCGGGCGCATTGAAGAGGTAGCCGTCGAGGCGGGTAAAATCGCAGTCGATCGCCTCCTCGCGGATGATCCGCTCGATGAAGCCGATGGCGTTGAGGTGACTCTCGGCGGCGAGGCGGGCGTTCGCGGCGCCGTGGATGCGTTCGAGCTCGGTGTAGCGGTCGTCGAGGGCGAAGGAGAGGTGGGCGGTGGTGCGTTCGGTCTCGCCGGAAACAATCGGGCCGTCGTCGAGCACGATCACGGAGCGCCCGGCGCGCGTGAGGAAGTAGGCGGTGGTGAGTCCGGAAATCCCGGCGCCGACGATGCAGACGTCGGCGGCGGCAGGGGCGGACAACTCCGTGAACTCCGGGCGGCTGGCGGTTTGCATCCAGAGGGAGGTGGTCTGTCCGGCATGTTCGCTCATGCGGCGGATGGACCCCGGCTGTCGCGGGGCGTTCGCGCGCCCCAGGGGGGGCACACCCCCTGCCACTCTTTCTCGTTCTCTTTCTCTTACTCGTTCTCTCCGACTGTGGTCCGGGTTGGGCCGCATCGGCTGGCGGGGGGACAGAGGGTTCGAGAACGAGAACGAGAAAGAGCCCCGGGGGGAGCCCCCGGGCGGGCTACGCCGGTTCGTAGAACCCGAGCTTGAAAGACGTTAAGACGTGCGGACGGTGCGCCGTTCACGCGGGTAAGCACCCGTTATTTCCCTCTCGCTATCCCTGCATTCGCATGACCCTGCGCTGTCGCTCGATCATCGTTGCCCCGCTGCTCGCGCTCGGGGTGCCGCTGGCGTTTGGGCAACTGACGGCGGAGCTGGCGGGACCGTTATTGGCGTCACCGGACAAGGCGGCGCGGACGTCGCTCTGCGTGGCCGCAGAAGGCTGGCAGGTCGTCCGCGGCGGTCAGGCGACAGGCGGGGCGTGGAACGCGTTTCTGGGGTTGGCGGTGGAACTCGACGGGCCGGCGTGGGGCGGACCTGCGGGCGGGACGCTTGTCGCGGAGGTCAACGGAGTAGCGAACCAGCACGGTGAGAACACGTTCGCCGCCCGCACGGGCGCTTTTCATCCGGTGAGCAACTACCACGCGGCGGATCACGTGCGCGTGTACAACCTGCACTACCGGCACACCGGGCCGGGTGGGCATTGGGCGTTGAAGGTCGGACAGCTCGCGCTGGACGACGATTTCATGGCGTCGGACTACACCGGGCTTTTC
The Opitutus sp. ER46 genome window above contains:
- a CDS encoding FAD-dependent oxidoreductase, translating into MSEHAGQTTSLWMQTASRPEFTELSAPAAADVCIVGAGISGLTTAYFLTRAGRSVIVLDDGPIVSGETERTTAHLSFALDDRYTELERIHGAANARLAAESHLNAIGFIERIIREEAIDCDFTRLDGYLFNAPDMPADLLDQELEAAHRAGLSEVELVERAPLVSFNTGPALLFPHQGQFHPLKYLGAMARAIVREGGQIYAHTHAAEIEGGKDAHVRTADGHRIACGSVVVATNSPVNDRFAIHTKQAPYRTYVVGFTVPVGTVPQVLYWDTGDPYHYVRLQPAAPGDPYPARDILVVGGEDHKTGQAEDPAQRFARLEEWTRHRFPMVQEVRHRWSGQVMEPLDGLAFIGRNPMDADNVYIATGDSGHGMTHGTIAGRLISDLILGRENRWADLYSPSRVPTGATREFLRENANVAAQYLDWLTAGEAERNLLIPPGKGAIVRHGLTKVAVYRDPDGTYHECSAVCPHLRAIVDWNDVEKTWDCPAHGSRFDALGHVLNGPANEDLRPLALNHERARE
- a CDS encoding metallophosphoesterase encodes the protein MRITAILAHADELRYKLGMGLNRSRLLPVALLLALASPCVRAADVPVAHSWIANASVLTPLTSPGDSFTLGFVVGGGAGEKQLLVRGVGPALARFNVPAPLADPQLEFYASSTLVAANDNWAGAEAITKAGNSLGAFPFLSADARDAALLVRTSGGLNSARISAADAGTGPALGEVYDTTPPDAFTPATSRLVNVSVLKRITTDLTLGFVIGGNAPKRVLIRAIGPTLAVAPFNLGDTLPNPRLTLYGAGPTFIDANDDWGDTAQLTEAFARTGAYGLPARSRDAALIARLEPGNYSAVVQDVSRDTAGLVLVEVYELPDDLTASPDAKPFTIAVLPDTQYYSEPSSTRNGEVVMFTDQTDWLQRHHVSHNLAYIAHVGDIVDDGDVGGAVPAATQWANAVNALSRLETPVSLPFGLAVGNHDQEPNGDPDGTSTLFNRHFGVSHFEGRPYYGGHYGDNNENHYDLFSAAGQDYLALYFEYDAANAHPEVITWASEVLAAYPNRRAILVTHYLASAGGDYRGFGAQGKRLYQALGAHDNVFLAFGGHVDGAPTFRRDPSGPYGRNRLTSFVANYQFDPLGGAGFMRLYTLAPDYGSLTCRTYSPYLDEDKTDYLNAFTQSLAPRGPAEESVVVRSDDRLVVAAVLSRISARDTPGRATVAVAFQTTARSNQWTDWIALPGPTGLHHVHAVNLGEDRVAVFAIGQADDAWVRWQESAGAEGTWAGWQSIPGTPRQTDGSKALSYVKGVRLTDGRLAAVGWTDGGGVYYALQVGVGGNFGAWTALGGTGFRQGDVVRRPDGGLAVVAVDDGGAVKIAQQASDGTWSGWATLPAGTRLFSQVSLVARADSSLTVFATRVEAPSQAVYVSTLAAGGQVWSTFASIAASMTGFARVNPVLRPDGRIALFATREHGVAAHSLESATPGEFGAWQELGVRDRFEIGSVCGAVLSDNALALLSHGAATLEYYTYQATLDGPWLTTGGLPVAWTR
- a CDS encoding CAP domain-containing protein, with the protein product MVPLLRTLALVLFVLVLGSGVGRAGANPESESTPASPPVQPGTTAADFAAALLTETNRVRREHGLQTLRPHPRLDAAADDQASLISLRLVVGHESQLSDQANPLARVRRRGVYPQDCSENAAALPASPDGQPVRAGELAARLVAAWMTSPPHRAALLAPNMTHLGGAVRFSRRPSRQWSAFGVQVFAQFSPREN
- a CDS encoding arylsulfatase, translating into MRPLLLLLLAALLPFSLQAADAPSSTPAATGKPNIVFILADDLGYGDIGVHGQKQIQTPHIDRLAREGMRFTQFYSGAPVCAPARNTLMTGQHTGHTPFRGNAKINLPAADTTVAELLKGAGYATGLMGKWGLGNAGSDATPNRRGFDAFFGYIDQSAAHNYYPTYLYRNDARIPLRNVVPNPGPYDVGVATKKVDYSADLIGNEALAFIRAHRDRPFFLYFAPTLPHANNEAKPDGMEVPDYGPYATKPWPNPQKGFAAMVTRLDDQVGRILAELQRLNLDQNTIVFFSSDNGPHDEGGQDPAFFNSGGGFRGKKRDMYEGGIRVPLIARWPGRVPAGVTSDHVGYFPDFLPTASELAGLGGAPRRDGLSILPTLLGQPARQTQHDYLYWEFYENARTSQALRFGNWKAIRRPIHTGPIELYDLTRDPAEQHDLAADNPGVVAQAERLFKAAHTPSPEWPRGVRK